TCAGTTAAACCTGGATCCATTACTGGTCGTACAGAGAGACAGGTTATGTTTATCAATCAAACAGGAGACTTGTCTATTTGGGAATGCTCTCGTGGTGGTCGAAGTCGCGTGCTTTTCGAAGGTCGACTCCACgagctgatgctgaacCACATTTCACCATTATACAATGAAGCACATCGTACATTTAAAGTACATGATGTCGAGCTTTATGAACAAGAACGCTGTATCTTTGTTCTCAGTTCGTTTGAATATAGTGACAAAGAGACATATTATGTTCTGTTCACCATTCTGATAGAAGGCAACGCGGACTCGACTAATGATGTTAAGCTACTTTCGGCCCATAGAGTGCAGATGTTCACAGGAAAGTCTTCTCAGCCACCTAAACTCATATTTCCCAAGCCATACAAAACTCTGTTTATCGTATTCTCAGAAGCTATTGTACTGTTAGATTCGATGAACGTTAATGTCAGTGAGGCACGCGGATCCGTGAATAGCGCTACAGCTGCAGTTGCATTGGCAAATGGTGTCCTTCGTAGATGGGAAGATGTCATCACCTTTAAATCAGGGGTCGAAATCGTCGGCGCCGATGCCGAAGATTTGATCGTTGAGAACGCAAAGACGATTAGAAACTGTGGTATTATTGCATTAATAAGGAACGTGGGAACAGTGCGAGTGGAAAGGTTCCCAGATGAAGACAGTGGTCAACGTAGTGGCAATTTATTGAAACGACAAGAAGCATTAGAACCGGAGCTTGCAAAGTCTCGAATTGAACAGGCGGTATTCTACGGATCAGAGGATGGAGCTAATCCATTGACCTTCAACAATAGACCAGAAATTCAGCTTGATAACAACATTCTTGAAGATTCGTTTTTGCAGGTTTCAAAAGAGATTCTCGAAACAAGATCTATTTATATGCCACCAATTCTTCCATCATTGTCAGAACATTTGGCACTACGGGTTCTATACTTATCACGACTGGCTAGTTACTTACATACGAATTTTGTCCGAGCATTAACGACAAAAGCTAGATTCCAACTTCTGTGGGATCTGGAAAAGGCAACTGCCGCCAAAGCATTATGGGGATACATTGATTCAAAGCTACAGGATGACAAGTATGCTGATGACAGTCTTCTATTTAGAGTTATTTCTAAAAACACACGTTCTCCATCGAACGGTGATAAATTACGTGATTGGTTTATAACACAGGTAAGatacaaacaaacaagGTCGTTGGATGTTCACAAGTGCTTCGGCACCTAGACTGTCGAAATACCAAATCAAAACGAGCAAAAAACTAACGTTTACAGGCTTCATCTATTGGAaatgttcttgttgaagCATCGAAGCTTTGTGCTAAGCTACCCAACAAAGCAGTCATTGCCGAGGGAAACAGTCTCTTGTTGCTGGCTATCCATGATGCTGCACTTGCCACCAGGGAACAGTATGCTCAGCACACACTTTATCTGTTCTCAGAGGACTTTTCGAACTTGGAACCTTGGACATCGACGCCTGCTATTTTGAGTGCTTTAGAAAGTCAGTATAAGTTAACTGCAGCTTTGATCGAGTCCGAAGGTGTCAAGTCCAAAGGCAGTGAATTAGAGCAACAACTGGTTGCTCTCACTGAAACTCTATGTGCTGTGTATACTGAGCGGATAGATTGGATCTATAATATTGAAGCCAGTAAACACGGTCATGCTCAAAGTCAGTCGCAGAGCCAAGGTAGTGAGGTATCAGCTAGATATACAGAGCAAAGGAGCTCTTGGATCCGATTACTTGTCAAACTCGGATATACAGGAGATGCCCTAAGAATTTCTGAACAGTTCCAGATATATCGTTCTCTAGTGGAAATTTTAGTTGACAATTGGAATACTGCCGTTAGTGCAGGTGACTCTGACAATGCTACTCGTTTCTACGCTAAAATTCAAAGTTACATGGAGATGTTTGGCTATGATTTTGCAAGTGTACTCTATCAATATTTTGTGGAGACTAAGCAGTTGAAGAGTTTGTTGACAGAATTCCCCAATTATCACGTATACTTGGATAAGTTTTTCAGTACTGGACGACATGGACGAATTTCGTGGATTCGAGACATTGAGGATGGAGATTATACCAAGGCTAGCAAAACGCTTGCAGATGTGGCCCTGCACAGTGAAGATTTGAATTCTAATAGCAAACTTGAGCTGAGCATTGCCAAATTGAGTAGTTTAGCAGGCAACCCGAGTAGACAGGACGATGATGCGAATGATCTATTGACATCTATCGAAGCA
The Sugiyamaella lignohabitans strain CBS 10342 chromosome A, complete sequence genome window above contains:
- the NUP133 gene encoding Nup133p (Subunit of Nup84p subcomplex of nuclear pore complex (NPC); contributes to nucleocytoplasmic transport, NPC biogenesis; is involved in establishment of a normal nucleocytoplasmic concentration gradient of GTPase Gsp1p; also plays roles in several processes that may require localization of genes or chromosomes at nuclear periphery, including double-strand break repair, transcription and chromatin silencing; relocalizes to cytosol in response to hypoxia; homolog of human NUP133; GO_component: GO:0005829 - cytosol [Evidence IDA] [PMID 22932476]; GO_component: GO:0016021 - integral component of membrane [Evidence ISM] [PMID 12192589]; GO_component: GO:0016020 - membrane [Evidence IEA]; GO_component: GO:0031965 - nuclear membrane [Evidence IEA]; GO_component: GO:0005643 - nuclear pore [Evidence IEA,IEA]; GO_component: GO:0005643 - nuclear pore [Evidence IDA] [PMID 10684247]; GO_component: GO:0031080 - nuclear pore outer ring [Evidence IDA] [PMID 11823431]; GO_component: GO:0031080 - nuclear pore outer ring [Evidence IDA] [PMID 18046406]; GO_component: GO:0005634 - nucleus [Evidence IEA]; GO_component: GO:0005634 - nucleus [Evidence IDA] [PMID 22932476]; GO_function: GO:0017056 - structural constituent of nuclear pore [Evidence IMP] [PMID 22331846]; GO_process: GO:0030466 - chromatin silencing at silent mating-type cassette [Evidence IDA] [PMID 21818277]; GO_process: GO:0006302 - double-strand break repair [Evidence IGI] [PMID 15725626]; GO_process: GO:0006302 - double-strand break repair [Evidence IMP] [PMID 16418532]; GO_process: GO:0006302 - double-strand break repair [Evidence IMP] [PMID 17538013]; GO_process: GO:0031990 - mRNA export from nucleus in response to heat stress [Evidence IMP] [PMID 18258809]; GO_process: GO:0051028 - mRNA transport [Evidence IEA]; GO_process: GO:0035392 - maintenance of chromatin silencing at telomere [Evidence IMP] [PMID 16418532]; GO_process: GO:0000122 - negative regulation of transcription from RNA polymerase II promoter [Evidence IMP] [PMID 22110603]; GO_process: GO:0031081 - nuclear pore distribution [Evidence IMP] [PMID 22331846]; GO_process: GO:0031081 - nuclear pore distribution [Evidence IMP] [PMID 7813444]; GO_process: GO:0031081 - nuclear pore distribution [Evidence IMP] [PMID 7862658]; GO_process: GO:0031081 - nuclear pore distribution [Evidence IMP] [PMID 9725905]; GO_process: GO:0016973 - poly(A)+ mRNA export from nucleus [Evidence IMP] [PMID 21036941]; GO_process: GO:0016973 - poly(A)+ mRNA export from nucleus [Evidence IMP] [PMID 7813444]; GO_process: GO:0045944 - positive regulation of transcription from RNA polymerase II promoter [Evidence IMP] [PMID 22110603]; GO_process: GO:0045893 - positive regulation of transcription, DNA-templated [Evidence IDA,IGI] [PMID 15817685]; GO_process: GO:0000973 - posttranscriptional tethering of RNA polymerase II gene DNA at nuclear periphery [Evidence IMP] [PMID 20932479]; GO_process: GO:0006606 - protein import into nucleus [Evidence IMP] [PMID 12730220]; GO_process: GO:0015031 - protein transport [Evidence IEA]; GO_process: GO:0006409 - tRNA export from nucleus [Evidence IMP] [PMID 8524308]; GO_process: GO:0034398 - telomere tethering at nuclear periphery [Evidence IMP] [PMID 16418532]; GO_process: GO:0006810 - transport [Evidence IEA]), translating into MDTPSIREIRQSSFRSQAGRPNGRRILSGSKSATPEVIQESASTRPVPDLSLDSNSSNTTTYNNGPVESRINTNSSSSSKYGSLGTSEPAAGESSQRRKSSFRSVSIGSTRQASLRKSSFSEADTNHGRLFEPPKGGALDLTKNTRYCVSKLPATPAVLSGSINLDASDYDSDDVYGGIADQGTNFALVSSPSSAFVWSYTSPEHVPATISFPYDSPDTLTVLVSPAPGTEEPGLVSIVASSGLLTYWESVDGAIANGLLKRRKSVNHEVKLYAGEVIDNIRAIEPAGVIVTTTSGRFVLITLRDLYGKQLVSSVSMRGGGPGLLSSLKSAILPSSSRRGIVSVKPGSITGRTERQVMFINQTGDLSIWECSRGGRSRVLFEGRLHELMLNHISPLYNEAHRTFKVHDVELYEQERCIFVLSSFEYSDKETYYVLFTILIEGNADSTNDVKLLSAHRVQMFTGKSSQPPKLIFPKPYKTLFIVFSEAIVLLDSMNVNVSEARGSVNSATAAVALANGVLRRWEDVITFKSGVEIVGADAEDLIVENAKTIRNCGIIALIRNVGTVRVERFPDEDSGQRSGNLLKRQEALEPELAKSRIEQAVFYGSEDGANPLTFNNRPEIQLDNNILEDSFLQVSKEILETRSIYMPPILPSLSEHLALRVLYLSRLASYLHTNFVRALTTKARFQLLWDLEKATAAKALWGYIDSKLQDDKYADDSLLFRVISKNTRSPSNGDKLRDWFITQVRYKQTRSLDVHKCFGT